The Cloacibacterium sp. TD35 region TCCGTACTTTCAAACTTGGGCATTATATGCAGGGTTTTACCAAAACGCAATTTTATAGACCAGCGGTTTTTCAACTCAATTCTTATCAAATCTTTAAAATAGGAAATTTAGAATTTAATGTTCCCAACTACGATTTAAGTTTTGATACACCACAGCCTTCACTTTCTCCATCTTCTGTTAAAAAATATTACGAAACAGGGATTTTTCCTCAAAAAATCTCAGAAAACATACAAGATGGTTTCGTTTGGAAGAAACTGTCGCCTGAAGAAAAGGAAAAATTGAAAAAAATAATTTCTTCTTTAGAGAAAAAGCATTAACACATTACCTCATTATCACATTATCTCACTAACTTTGCTTTTATGAACAATTTAGGAAATTTTCTCACGCTTTCTACCTTTGGTGAAAGTCACGGAATAGCTTACGGTGGAATCATCACCAATTTCCCTGCAGGAATTGAAATTAATTTTGACGAAATTCAGCATCAGCTTGACCGAAGAAAACCTGGTCAAAGTTCCATCGTTACCCAAAGAAAAGAAAGTGATACCGTACAATTTCTTTCAGGTACTTTTGAGGGGAAATCCACAGGAACTCCTATTGGGTTTGTGATTTATAATGAAAATCAAAAATCGAAAGATTACGAACATATTGCCGCTGCTTACAGACCTTCTCATGCAGATTTTACCTATGATCAAAAATTCGGAATTCGTGATTACAGAGGTGGCGGGAAATCTTCTGCGCGAGAAACCATCAATTGGGTTGCTGCAGGAGCTTTAGCGAAACATATTTTACCCGAAAATGTAGAAATTCATGCTTATGTTTCTTCGGTGGGAGATATCTATTGCATGAAGCCATATCAGGATTTAGATTTTTCTAAAATTGAAAGTAATGATGTTCGTTGTCCAGACGAAGAAACTGCCGAAAAAATGATTTCTAAAATCAAGGAAATCAAAAAAGAAGGAAACACTATCGGCGGAACTATTACTTGTGTTATCAAAAATCTTCCTATAGGAATTGGCGAACCTGTTTTCCTAAAATTACAGGCCGAATTGGCAAAAGCCATGCTGAATATCAATGCAGCAAAAGGATTTGAGTACGGAAGCGGATTTTGTGGAGCAACCATGACCGGAAAAGAGCATAATGATTTGTTCAATGAAGATTTTACTACGAAAACTAATCTTTCTGGTGGTATTCAAGGTGGAATCTCAAACGGAATGGACATTTATTTCCGTGTAGCCTTTAAACCGATTGCTACAATTCTTAGACCTCAAGAAAGTGTAGATAAAGACGGGAATTTAGTTATTGTAGAAGGGAAAGGAAGACATGACCCTTGTGTTTTGCCAAGAGCAGTTCCCGTAGTGGAAAATTTGGCAGCATTTGTTCTTGCGGACTTGTTTTTGATGAATCAGATTAGAAAAATTTAAACTTTAAAAAATGAAAAATTACTGGCAAAACGCGGTCACTTTTGACGAATATATTAAAGAAACTGAACGCAGAATTGAAGTTCAAAATCCTGAAGATAACCATAATGAATACTATGAACTTGGGCTTCAAAGAATGAACAGAACTTTAAAAACCTATAAAGCAGATGAAGAGCAATTAGAAACGTTGAAATCTAAAAACTTCAATGGTAAAATCCTTATCATCAC contains the following coding sequences:
- the aroC gene encoding chorismate synthase, whose translation is MNNLGNFLTLSTFGESHGIAYGGIITNFPAGIEINFDEIQHQLDRRKPGQSSIVTQRKESDTVQFLSGTFEGKSTGTPIGFVIYNENQKSKDYEHIAAAYRPSHADFTYDQKFGIRDYRGGGKSSARETINWVAAGALAKHILPENVEIHAYVSSVGDIYCMKPYQDLDFSKIESNDVRCPDEETAEKMISKIKEIKKEGNTIGGTITCVIKNLPIGIGEPVFLKLQAELAKAMLNINAAKGFEYGSGFCGATMTGKEHNDLFNEDFTTKTNLSGGIQGGISNGMDIYFRVAFKPIATILRPQESVDKDGNLVIVEGKGRHDPCVLPRAVPVVENLAAFVLADLFLMNQIRKI